CCACGTGATTTCGAGGGTCCCCGCGTCATCTCCCGCAGACACGGAGATACCGGTTGGCGCTGCGGGCGGCGTCGTGTCCACCATCTCGAACGTATCGGACGATGAGCTCACTACGTTGTTGTTGTCCTCCGCCCATATCGTGAAGTCGTACGTTCCGACGATGTCGTACCGGTCCTCCATGTAGTAGACGTCGTTGAGACCCTCGGTCATGGTCTCGTTGTAGATCTCCGTGCCTGACTGAGTGACCACGACCCATACGGACAGAAGACCGCTCAGGTCTCTGACGGTTGCTGTGATGTTGACATCTTCGTACCTCTCCTGAGGCGATGGTTGCGCCTGGACGTCCAGGATCTCCGGCGGGAAGATGTCCGTAGTGACTATCTGGATAGTGAAGACCGCCGTCATGACGTCATTGCCGTATTCGTCTGTCGCCCATAGGGAGTAATTGACGTACCCTTCGACCAGCTGAACGGGGATTTCGTGCCAGTAGTCTCCGCCTCCCGCAGAGGTCATCGAGACGTTCGATGGATCCTCGGAGACGTTCGTGTAGTTGAGCCAGACTGGATTCACTGGCGCCAGTGCGTAGGCGTCCACCACGTTCGCAGTTATGTTGATGGTGGTGTCGGCAAATGAGAACGACACAGGAACGTGCGTGATGTCAGGCGGAGTCGTATCCTCGATGTCGAACATGTGCCCGGAAGATGAGTTCAGGTTCGACTTCGTGTCGTTCGCAAAGACCGTGAAGTCGTAGGTTCCCACGAGCGGGTAGCTGCTTTCGAAGTAGTACCTGTCGTTGGCAGAATCGTAGTCCATGGTGCCCTCTAGGTAATCCA
This genomic window from Candidatus Thermoplasmatota archaeon contains:
- a CDS encoding fibronectin type III domain-containing protein is translated as VTSGGMDDSDPGNNMVALFDWMFTVASTGDLEPPTIPDVTAVPSPQEYPGNVNISAIVEDNVAVDSVWVNVTYPGAVDYLEGTMDYDSANDRYYFESSYPLVGTYDFTVFANDTKSNLNSSSGHMFDIEDTTPPDITHVPVSFSFADTTINITANVVDAYALAPVNPVWLNYTNVSEDPSNVSMTSAGGGDYWHEIPVQLVEGYVNYSLWATDEYGNDVMTAVFTIQIVTTDIFPPEILDVQAQPSPQERYEDVNITATVRDLSGLLSVWVVVTQSGTEIYNETMTEGLNDVYYMEDRYDIVGTYDFTIWAEDNNNVVSSSSDTFEMVDTTPPAAPTGISVSAGDDAGTLEITWSANTEADLAGYDLYRSDTGANNTFSKVNTALMTGTSHTDTGLEDNTTYYYMLKAVDDEGLESEYSDQASGTTITPDAEEEVDYMWLYALIAILVIVVVVLAAASAARKKPSEEEEEELEELDEVGEEYTAEEKGEETAEEEIAETSEDEPLEPL